In Kangiella profundi, one DNA window encodes the following:
- the cgtA gene encoding Obg family GTPase CgtA, which translates to MKFVDEVSIKVKAGDGGNGIVSFRREKYVARGGPDGGDGGNGGSVYIVADAELNTLVDYRFVRFYEATRGENGQGRNKTGSKGENLYLKAPVGTQITDKETGEIVGDLVRDGQKVLVAKGGFHGLGNTRFKSSVNRAPRKATHGTPGEFRELRLELKVLADVGLLGLPNAGKSTFIRAVSSAKPKVADYPFTTLVPNLGVVRVDAESSFVVADIPGVIEGAAEGAGLGIRFLRHLARTRILLHIVDLLPFDESDPVENFSSIMNELYKYSESKDISLKDKPVWLVFNKTDLLTEEEVEAKIADMLEKLDWDGPVYRMSAIQKEGTRKICNDIMDYLIEHPKMREYEAETQAQEFNWPKPGAIDEVPEEAWDDLDDDWDDDWEDDEDLEGDEDSDELAEEESIDDDSAEEVQDEENSDNSKS; encoded by the coding sequence ATGAAATTTGTTGATGAAGTATCCATTAAGGTGAAAGCAGGTGATGGCGGTAACGGCATCGTCAGTTTTCGTCGTGAAAAATACGTTGCACGAGGCGGCCCGGATGGCGGTGATGGTGGCAACGGCGGTAGTGTCTATATTGTAGCTGATGCCGAGCTGAATACCTTGGTTGATTATCGATTTGTCCGTTTTTATGAGGCAACTCGTGGCGAGAATGGACAGGGGCGCAATAAAACGGGTAGCAAAGGTGAAAACCTTTATCTCAAAGCGCCTGTAGGCACTCAGATTACTGATAAGGAAACAGGCGAGATTGTTGGTGACTTGGTGCGAGATGGGCAAAAGGTACTCGTTGCTAAGGGCGGATTTCATGGCCTTGGTAATACTCGTTTCAAGAGCTCTGTGAATCGTGCACCGCGTAAAGCGACACATGGTACTCCCGGTGAATTCCGTGAGTTGCGTCTTGAGTTGAAAGTACTTGCGGATGTTGGATTGCTTGGCTTACCTAATGCCGGTAAATCTACATTTATCAGAGCAGTGTCATCAGCAAAACCGAAAGTTGCAGATTATCCATTTACAACCTTGGTTCCAAATCTAGGTGTAGTTCGAGTGGATGCGGAATCTAGCTTTGTGGTTGCCGATATACCCGGTGTTATTGAAGGTGCAGCGGAAGGCGCTGGCTTAGGAATACGTTTTTTACGTCACCTTGCCCGTACCAGAATCTTGTTGCATATCGTTGATTTATTGCCATTCGATGAATCAGACCCAGTTGAAAACTTCAGTAGCATCATGAACGAGCTCTACAAATACAGTGAGAGTAAAGATATCTCTTTAAAAGATAAGCCTGTCTGGTTGGTCTTTAATAAGACCGACCTTCTGACGGAAGAAGAGGTAGAAGCCAAGATTGCTGATATGCTGGAGAAATTAGACTGGGATGGCCCTGTGTATCGTATGTCAGCAATTCAGAAAGAAGGTACTCGTAAAATTTGTAACGACATAATGGACTACCTGATTGAGCATCCTAAAATGCGTGAGTATGAGGCAGAAACTCAGGCTCAAGAGTTCAACTGGCCAAAGCCCGGAGCTATTGATGAAGTACCTGAAGAAGCTTGGGACGATTTGGATGATGACTGGGATGACGATTGGGAAGATGATGAAGACTTAGAAGGTGACGAGGATAGCGATGAACTTGCTGAGGAAGAGTCGATAGATGATGATTCAGCCGAAGAAGTTCAAGACGAGGAAAATAGTGACAATTCCAAAAGCTAA
- a CDS encoding DsrE family protein: MKIIGFLLCCLALLPPPVSAKSDIKMGPVIEGYGPTSAITDADVKLPEGFIYKALFDISETHKKHDQYNRKIESVARFLNMHARNGVKLEDMKLAVVLHGAATKDVLTDEAYAKRHGHNNPNTDLIKELSKKGVEFYICGQSAAFYDIKKSELSSDVKLALSAMTMAVLLQQEDYQLIPF; the protein is encoded by the coding sequence ATGAAAATTATTGGATTTCTATTGTGCTGCTTAGCATTACTACCACCGCCCGTTTCTGCCAAAAGTGATATTAAAATGGGCCCAGTTATAGAAGGATATGGCCCAACTTCTGCAATCACAGATGCTGATGTAAAGCTGCCAGAGGGCTTTATCTATAAAGCTCTGTTTGATATAAGTGAAACACATAAAAAACATGACCAATATAATCGAAAAATTGAGTCTGTAGCTCGCTTTCTTAATATGCACGCCAGGAATGGCGTAAAACTCGAGGATATGAAGCTCGCCGTGGTACTTCACGGTGCTGCCACCAAGGATGTATTGACTGACGAGGCTTATGCGAAGCGTCATGGACACAACAATCCCAATACAGACTTAATTAAAGAATTATCTAAAAAAGGCGTAGAGTTTTATATTTGCGGCCAATCTGCAGCATTTTATGACATAAAGAAAAGTGAATTATCTTCAGATGTAAAACTCGCTTTGTCAGCGATGACCATGGCTGTTCTTCTACAGCAAGAAGACTATCAATTAATTCCATTCTAA
- a CDS encoding DUF1329 domain-containing protein: MKKVFISSTLTALLLLTTSHQVSQAKVSAEQAQQLGNTLSPIGAELAGNADGTIPAWTGGILQVPQDYVPGEHHRNPFADEKPLLIINQSNVSQYADKLSAGQVAMIKQYPDYQLKVYPTHRTASFPKKVYDYSIQNSTRAELTQDGAGLINAKVGTPFPIPNNGLEAIWNHLTRYRGEYISREYIQVTPQQDGSYTPVKFEQESLQYYAQENPEKDNLLFLYKQRITAPSNLAGQVLLVHETSNQIEDPRRAWRYDPGRRRASRTPTVAYDAPALASDGLSTVDNFDMFSGSPDKYNWELKGKKEMFVPYNAYQLHSEQLNYDDIIRPGHINQEYARYELHRVWVVEATLKDTETNIYSRRTFYLDEDSWQALLVDHYDENGQLWRVGEAHAINYYEVPVLWSTLDVLHDLKAKRYIAFGLDNKESMYDFASELTYSGFTASALRREGR, encoded by the coding sequence ATGAAAAAGGTCTTTATCTCCTCCACTTTAACTGCCCTGCTTCTGCTAACCACCAGCCACCAGGTTTCTCAGGCCAAAGTTTCTGCTGAACAGGCCCAACAACTTGGTAACACCTTATCACCAATAGGAGCAGAATTGGCAGGTAATGCAGATGGAACCATCCCGGCATGGACTGGAGGTATACTCCAAGTACCTCAGGATTATGTTCCAGGCGAACACCACAGAAACCCATTTGCAGATGAAAAGCCACTATTGATCATTAATCAAAGCAATGTAAGCCAATATGCTGACAAACTTTCAGCGGGCCAGGTCGCAATGATTAAACAATACCCTGACTATCAGCTTAAGGTATACCCAACCCATCGGACTGCATCATTCCCAAAGAAGGTTTATGACTACAGTATTCAAAATTCTACGCGCGCTGAGCTAACACAAGACGGTGCTGGCCTGATTAATGCTAAAGTCGGTACGCCTTTCCCTATTCCGAACAATGGCCTTGAGGCGATCTGGAACCACTTAACACGTTACCGTGGTGAGTACATTTCTCGTGAATATATTCAGGTTACACCGCAGCAAGACGGAAGTTACACCCCGGTCAAGTTTGAACAGGAGTCATTGCAATACTATGCGCAGGAAAACCCTGAGAAAGACAACCTCCTGTTCCTTTACAAGCAACGCATTACTGCGCCATCCAATCTTGCTGGACAAGTATTACTAGTACACGAAACATCAAATCAAATCGAAGATCCTCGTAGAGCCTGGCGCTATGATCCAGGTCGTCGTCGTGCCAGCCGTACTCCAACTGTTGCCTATGACGCTCCTGCCCTGGCTTCAGACGGACTTTCAACGGTTGATAATTTTGATATGTTCAGCGGCTCACCAGATAAGTACAACTGGGAGTTAAAGGGTAAGAAAGAAATGTTTGTGCCCTATAACGCCTATCAACTACACAGCGAACAGTTGAACTATGACGACATCATCCGTCCTGGCCACATTAACCAGGAATATGCCCGTTATGAATTGCATAGAGTGTGGGTGGTCGAAGCAACGCTTAAGGACACAGAAACCAACATCTATAGTCGTCGCACCTTCTATCTTGATGAAGATAGCTGGCAAGCATTGTTGGTAGATCATTACGACGAGAATGGTCAGTTATGGCGCGTGGGTGAGGCCCATGCCATTAATTATTACGAAGTCCCGGTACTGTGGAGCACACTGGATGTTCTACATGACTTGAAAGCCAAGCGTTACATCGCTTTCGGCCTGGATAACAAAGAGTCCATGTACGATTTCGCCAGTGAATTAACCTACAGCGGATTTACTGCTTCAGCCTTAAGACGTGAAGGCCGATAG
- a CDS encoding MarR family winged helix-turn-helix transcriptional regulator, whose translation MSDQNKEIQVLAERLYRLADHLLKDSKRHGQESGLTSERLSILGILVNTGPQTINKLAATEGVSAPAITRTVKSLEKQGFVIKSRSKTDQRVVYVAPTRKSQQLLDEISRKAQSTIEELLLGIEADEAHQIDLAMTLLERQIIKTS comes from the coding sequence ATGTCTGATCAAAACAAAGAAATCCAAGTACTTGCAGAAAGACTTTACCGACTGGCAGATCATCTACTAAAAGACTCTAAGCGTCATGGTCAAGAAAGTGGTTTGACCTCAGAAAGACTTTCAATTCTTGGAATTCTGGTCAATACGGGGCCACAAACTATCAACAAGCTGGCAGCAACTGAAGGAGTTTCTGCGCCAGCCATTACTCGAACCGTCAAAAGTCTTGAGAAACAAGGTTTTGTTATTAAATCACGGTCGAAAACGGATCAGCGGGTGGTATATGTTGCACCGACTCGTAAAAGTCAGCAGTTGCTTGATGAGATAAGCCGAAAGGCACAATCTACAATCGAAGAGCTGTTGCTAGGCATTGAGGCTGATGAGGCACACCAGATTGATCTTGCAATGACTCTGCTTGAGCGTCAGATTATAAAAACAAGCTAA
- the rpsT gene encoding 30S ribosomal protein S20 translates to MANIKSAKKRARQAEARRQHNASRRSMLRSYIKKVVYAIEAGNKAEAQTALERAIPVIDKAANKGIIHKNKAARHKSRLTARIQAL, encoded by the coding sequence TTGGCTAACATTAAATCTGCCAAAAAACGTGCTCGTCAAGCTGAAGCTCGTCGCCAGCACAACGCTAGCCGTCGCTCAATGCTACGTAGCTACATTAAGAAAGTTGTTTATGCGATTGAAGCAGGCAACAAAGCTGAAGCTCAAACTGCATTAGAGCGTGCTATCCCAGTGATTGATAAAGCTGCAAATAAAGGCATTATCCACAAAAATAAAGCTGCTCGTCATAAGAGCCGTTTGACTGCACGTATCCAAGCTCTTTAA
- the murJ gene encoding murein biosynthesis integral membrane protein MurJ translates to MGSLLKSSTIVSFWTMISRFMGLVRDVVLANLLGATFQADVFLVAQKIPNFLRRLFGEGAFATAFVPVFSEYYSNRSQKETVQLLSKVSGTLGGVLAIVTIVGVLGSQGVIAIFGIGFLDEPEKFNLASDLLKITFPYIFFISLVAMYSSVLNTLNKFAIPAFAPILLNLSIIAAAIVFAPTMEEPTVALAWAIFIAGALQLFLHFPFLWKAGYLPKPQWAWKDSAVQRIIKLMIPVIFGASVSQINLLIDTQIASLLAEGSISWLYYSDRLLEFPLGIFGIAIATVLLPTLSKFFSKKDMQHYSGTLDWGLRMVLMIGIPAAIGLFWLAEPIMITVFQHGAFTEYDSFKAGQSLQAYSSGLIAFMMVKVFLTGFYSRQDTKTPVKIAVVAVVSNIVLNLALFKPFGHVGLAAATSISAFINAILLYRFLSKDNHLKLSRESKLWIGKLVLASGLLLLGLWYTDFSIEQWQAWSRMEAIGMISAIIAVTIVSYAILLVVLGLRRKDFRIG, encoded by the coding sequence ATGGGAAGCTTACTGAAATCCAGCACCATCGTCAGTTTTTGGACCATGATTTCTCGCTTTATGGGCTTAGTGCGGGATGTGGTTCTGGCCAATCTATTGGGCGCTACTTTTCAGGCGGACGTATTCCTGGTCGCGCAGAAAATTCCCAACTTCCTGCGTCGTCTTTTTGGAGAAGGGGCTTTTGCTACAGCCTTTGTGCCGGTTTTTTCTGAGTACTATTCCAATCGTAGTCAAAAAGAAACCGTTCAGCTGTTAAGTAAGGTATCGGGAACCTTGGGTGGCGTATTAGCCATTGTGACTATCGTTGGTGTTTTGGGTTCTCAGGGTGTGATTGCTATATTTGGTATTGGCTTCCTGGACGAGCCTGAAAAATTCAATTTGGCCAGTGACCTTTTGAAAATCACTTTTCCTTATATTTTCTTTATATCGTTGGTCGCGATGTACAGTTCGGTGCTCAACACCTTGAATAAGTTCGCGATCCCGGCATTTGCACCCATATTATTAAACCTATCGATTATTGCGGCGGCAATTGTTTTTGCCCCAACCATGGAAGAGCCTACCGTGGCACTAGCCTGGGCTATCTTCATTGCTGGAGCACTGCAATTATTCCTGCACTTTCCTTTTTTATGGAAAGCCGGTTACCTGCCAAAACCACAGTGGGCTTGGAAAGACAGCGCTGTGCAGCGAATTATTAAGTTGATGATACCGGTGATATTTGGTGCTTCGGTCAGTCAGATTAACCTGCTTATTGATACGCAAATTGCCTCCTTATTGGCTGAAGGCAGTATTTCCTGGTTGTACTACTCGGATCGTTTGTTGGAATTCCCTCTGGGTATTTTTGGGATAGCCATCGCCACGGTACTGTTGCCGACTCTATCTAAGTTCTTTTCCAAGAAAGACATGCAACATTACTCAGGTACGCTTGATTGGGGCCTGCGTATGGTGCTAATGATAGGCATTCCAGCGGCTATTGGTTTGTTCTGGCTGGCTGAACCCATCATGATTACTGTCTTTCAGCACGGCGCCTTTACCGAGTACGACTCCTTTAAAGCAGGCCAGAGTTTGCAGGCTTATTCATCAGGCTTGATAGCCTTTATGATGGTGAAAGTATTCTTAACAGGGTTCTATTCACGTCAGGATACTAAAACCCCGGTTAAGATCGCTGTTGTTGCTGTTGTTAGTAATATCGTCCTCAATCTGGCGCTATTTAAACCCTTTGGTCATGTTGGACTGGCCGCTGCAACCAGTATCTCCGCCTTTATTAATGCTATTTTGCTTTATCGGTTTTTAAGTAAAGACAATCACTTAAAGCTATCGCGTGAAAGTAAGCTATGGATTGGTAAACTGGTACTGGCAAGTGGATTGCTGCTGCTAGGCCTTTGGTATACCGACTTTAGTATCGAGCAATGGCAGGCTTGGTCTCGAATGGAAGCCATCGGCATGATTAGTGCCATTATTGCGGTGACTATCGTGTCTTATGCCATTCTGTTGGTAGTATTGGGTTTGAGACGCAAGGATTTTAGGATAGGTTAA